CagattctgatttatttattaaatgcatgtatatttaaatttctttttattttatgtctgaatgTATTTTCCTGAATGTATGCATAGCAAATGatagtgcccatagaggccagaagagggcccagGATCACTTGGAAAAGGGCTATGCACAATTGCTGGCCACccttgggtgctgagaactgactctggctgctctggaagaCCAGTCAGACATTTTAATAGTTCAAAGATCTCTCCAGTCCTAATGCAggatttttatgtttgtgttatTTTAAACATGACAAAGTCTGTAGTAAGATTTATTACAACCAAACCCTTCAGCACCTAcatttctgcctcttttctctgtAGCTGGACTCAGACCATGAGAGTCAGCAACCAGTCGAGTGTCTCTGAGTTCCTCCTCCTGGGACTCTCCAGGGATCCCCAGCAGCAAcagctcttcttcctgctcttcctcacCATGTACCTGGCCACTGTCCTGGGGAACCTGCTCATCATCCTGGCCATCGGCACAGACTCCCGCCTGCAtacccccatgtacttcttcctcagcaaCCTGTCCTTCGTGGATGTCTGCTTCTCCTCCACCACCGTTCCCAAGGTGCTGGCCATGCACATACTCAGGAATCGGGCTATTTCCTTCTCTGGGTGTCTCACACaactatattttctttgtgtgtttgctgTCATGGACAATTTCCTGCTGGctgtgatggcctatgaccggtatgtggccatctgccaccCCTTACACTACGCAACAAAGTTGACCCATCCGCTCTGTGCCCTCCTTGTGTTCGGGTCATGGATGGTAGCCAGCCTGAATGCTTTGTTTCACACTCTGCTCATGGCTCGGCTCTCATTCTGTGCAGACAACACCATCCCCCACTTTTTCTGTGAAGTGACTCCCCTCCTGAAACTGTCCTGCTCAGACACACACCTTAATGAGCTGGCGCTCCTTTTTGTCGCCGGGCTGATAATGATAGCTCCATTTGTTTGTATCCTTGTCTCTTACATCCTTATTGCTTGTGCTATCCTGAGAGTCTCATCCACAAGGGGAAGATGGaaagccttctccacctgcagCTCCCACCTGGCTGTGGTCTGCCTCTTCTATGGCACCATCATATCCCTGTACTTCAATCCCTCCTCCTCTCGCTCAGCTGGGAGGGACATGGCAGCTGCCATGATGTACACGGTGGTGACCCCCATGCTGAACCCGttcatctacagcctgaggaacaggGACATGAAAGGGGCTTTAAGGAGAGTGCTtacctttaaatatttatctactCAATAATGTTGAAAGTAAGGAATATCACAGAGGGAACTAATGTCCAGAAATCCTTTGTGATCCTATCAATAATCTGAAACATCActtgtcttttgaaaaaaaaggatGTATTGGGAGCTTTAGAGACGACCCACATTTAGGAGCCcttgctgctattgcagaggacctggatttgatttccagcatccataagacagctcacaactgtttgcaaCGACAGTTCTCTGGCTTTgggcaccctcttctgaactctgtgtgGCACCAGGCCTGACATTGGTACACAGgaatgcatgcaggcaaaccacccatccacataaaaatgttttggagaaaataaactattttggAGAGCAAAATCCAGCATACAATTTCTTTaggtaaaagaatgaaaaaaaaaacttgagcaAAGGTCTTTATTCCTTTGTCATGTCAGTGCCTTGGAAACCCCcgtgcacac
The Microtus pennsylvanicus isolate mMicPen1 chromosome 11, mMicPen1.hap1, whole genome shotgun sequence genome window above contains:
- the LOC142831527 gene encoding olfactory receptor 1f45-like, which gives rise to MRVSNQSSVSEFLLLGLSRDPQQQQLFFLLFLTMYLATVLGNLLIILAIGTDSRLHTPMYFFLSNLSFVDVCFSSTTVPKVLAMHILRNRAISFSGCLTQLYFLCVFAVMDNFLLAVMAYDRYVAICHPLHYATKLTHPLCALLVFGSWMVASLNALFHTLLMARLSFCADNTIPHFFCEVTPLLKLSCSDTHLNELALLFVAGLIMIAPFVCILVSYILIACAILRVSSTRGRWKAFSTCSSHLAVVCLFYGTIISLYFNPSSSRSAGRDMAAAMMYTVVTPMLNPFIYSLRNRDMKGALRRVLTFKYLSTQ